The following coding sequences are from one Triticum aestivum cultivar Chinese Spring chromosome 5A, IWGSC CS RefSeq v2.1, whole genome shotgun sequence window:
- the LOC123104440 gene encoding uncharacterized protein — translation MKPRGLPAAAAGVPARLRPHLPRVTAFLIVFSVGYSLGIVSSSARPSTPKPSQTVIRPHAAHLTAASVGVTASSNGTGAGAAYPRSPPHDLFRFGDKCGEAVPAEDVVKTLLDKLFDGESPYASFPPEHTAKLLHPAAARPRGWGSTGAVFADLIEEVRPDVIVELGAFLGASALHMAAVARNLSLSPAILCVDDFRGWPAFRGRFRRDVPQQRHGDALLLPQFMANVLAAGPEAAKAVLPLPFSTASTLGALCRWGVYADLIEVDAGHDFHSAWADINLAWAVLRPGGVMFGHDYFTAADDRGVRRAVTLFARVKGLTVRPHGQHWILSPKPRGDGR, via the coding sequence ATGAAGCCGCGCgggcttccggcggcggcggccggtgtgcCAGCGAGGCTCCGGCCGCACCTCCCGCGCGTCACCGCCTTCCTCATCGTCTTCTCCGTCGGCTACTCGCTAGGGATCGTCTCGTCGTCCGCCCGCCCGTCCACGCCCAAGCCGTCGCAGACCGTCATACGGCCCCACGCCGCGCACCTCACCGCGGCCTCCGTCGGAGTCACGGCCTCGTCGAACGGCACGGGCGCGGGCGCGGCCTACCCGCGTTCGCCGCCGCATGACCTGTTCAGGTTCGGGGACAAGTGCGGGGAGGCGGTGCCGGCCGAGGACGTGGTGAAGACGCTTCTTGACAAGCTGTTCGACGGCGAGAGCCCGTACGCGAGCTTCCCGCCGGAGCACACCGCGAAGCTGCTGcacccggcggcggcgcggccgcgcGGGTGGGGGTCGACGGGGGCGGTGTTCGCGGACCTCATCGAGGAGGTGCGCCCCGACGTGATCGTGGAGCTGGGCGCGTTCCTGGGCGCCTCGGCGCTGCACATGGCGGCCGTGGCCAGGAACCTGTCGCTGTCCCCGGCCATCCTCTGCGTGGACGACTTCCGCGGCTGGCCGGCGTTCCGCGGCCGCTTCCGCCGCGACGTCCCGCAGCAGCGCCACGGCGACGCGCTGCTGCTGCCGCAGTTCATGGCCAACGTGCTGGCGGCGGGGCCCGAGGCCGCGAAGGCGGTGCTGCCGCTGCCCTTCTCGACGGCGTCCACGCTCGGGGCGCTGTGCCGGTGGGGCGTGTACGCGGACCTCATCGAGGTGGACGCGGGCCACGACTTCCACTCGGCGTGGGCGGACATCAACCTGGCCTGGGCCGTGCTGCGCCCCGGCGGCGTCATGTTCGGCCACGACTACTTCACGGCCGCCGACGACCGCGGCGTCCGGCGCGCCGTGACGCTGTTCGCCAGGGTGAAGGGGCTCACCGTCCGGCCCCACGGCCAGCACTGGATCCTCTCCCCGAAGCCGCGCGGCGACGGCCGGTGA